A portion of the Chryseobacterium tructae genome contains these proteins:
- a CDS encoding nucleoside phosphorylase — MLNKLAASELILNEDGSVYHLNLLPEDIADKIILVGDPDRVAKVSKYFDTVEIKKNKREFYTHTGTLRGERITVMSTGIGTENIDIVMNELDALVNIDLKNKEFKTEHKALELFRMGTCGSVNPDVQVDNMLVTQNVVGLDGLMHFYQDYSFENEFSRNFMERFPYEKIKPMLYFSDWAEEMGEYYKDAKYHGNTATFPGFYAPQGRQLRLKAVDDQFLETLNDLGVTNFEMETSAIYAFSKLLGHKAITVNNVVANRRRGEFSTDHHNSEKNLITWVLDRIIK; from the coding sequence ATGCTAAACAAACTTGCTGCTTCAGAACTTATTCTGAATGAAGACGGAAGTGTATACCACTTGAATCTTTTACCTGAAGATATTGCTGATAAAATTATTCTTGTGGGTGACCCGGACAGAGTGGCAAAGGTTTCAAAATACTTTGATACCGTAGAGATCAAAAAAAACAAAAGAGAATTTTACACCCATACAGGAACTCTTCGTGGGGAGAGAATCACTGTAATGTCTACCGGTATCGGAACTGAGAACATCGATATCGTTATGAACGAACTGGACGCTCTTGTCAACATTGATCTTAAAAATAAAGAGTTCAAAACTGAGCACAAAGCACTTGAATTATTCCGTATGGGAACTTGTGGAAGTGTAAATCCTGATGTACAGGTAGACAATATGCTGGTTACTCAAAACGTAGTAGGACTAGATGGTTTAATGCATTTTTATCAGGACTATAGCTTTGAGAATGAGTTTTCAAGAAACTTCATGGAAAGATTCCCTTACGAAAAAATCAAACCTATGTTGTACTTCTCAGACTGGGCAGAAGAAATGGGCGAATATTATAAAGATGCCAAATATCACGGAAATACGGCTACTTTTCCAGGGTTCTATGCTCCACAGGGAAGACAGCTTCGTCTAAAGGCTGTGGATGATCAATTCCTTGAAACATTGAATGACCTTGGAGTTACCAATTTTGAAATGGAAACCTCTGCAATCTATGCATTTTCAAAACTATTAGGACACAAAGCCATTACAGTAAATAATGTAGTTGCGAACAGAAGACGTGGAGAATTCTCTACAGATCACCACAATTCTGAAAAGAATCTGATCACTTGGGTTCTAGATAGAATTATTAAATAA
- a CDS encoding MarR family winged helix-turn-helix transcriptional regulator: MIALSEHLCFKTYAVSRYITGVYKPYLDTISLTYPQYLVMLVLWENGEVNIGKIGEYLHLDNGTLTPLLKRMEKNGLLNRTRSQDDERVVLINLTENGKSLKDKAKHIPEAVQSCFHLDEEKKEQLMSGLDEILSTQSSSKI, encoded by the coding sequence ATGATTGCTCTGTCAGAACATTTATGCTTTAAAACCTATGCGGTTTCAAGATATATTACAGGTGTATATAAACCTTATTTGGATACAATATCATTAACCTATCCTCAATATCTGGTAATGCTTGTATTGTGGGAAAATGGTGAAGTGAATATTGGGAAAATAGGAGAGTACCTTCATCTGGATAACGGAACATTAACTCCCTTATTGAAACGTATGGAAAAAAACGGACTTCTCAACAGAACCCGAAGCCAGGATGATGAAAGAGTAGTCCTTATTAATCTTACAGAAAATGGAAAATCCCTGAAAGACAAAGCGAAACATATTCCTGAAGCCGTTCAGAGTTGCTTTCATTTAGATGAAGAAAAAAAGGAACAGCTTATGTCTGGTCTGGACGAGATTCTATCAACACAATCTAGCTCCAAAATATGA
- a CDS encoding DUF3667 domain-containing protein — protein MHNTCLNCNQAVTTKYCGYCGQKTSTHRYSLQHFIEHDFIHGVWHVDKGILFTVKELFTRPGNSIREYIQGKRVNYFNFVTLLLLTATVSSILSHYSDIDYSALVADDQKAMMTSFQEFMTTYFKIFLLLSIPFNAFFSYLWFLKARFNYSEHLVLNAYKTSGDMIALLLLTLLTFFFKNSAGIISAYFMGYTVFSLVYGLWFYFQFFSQSGYSKISLFLRSLMIPVSFIFFQIIVGYIWGIVSSILHTQ, from the coding sequence ATGCATAATACCTGTTTAAACTGCAACCAGGCCGTCACTACTAAATACTGTGGCTATTGTGGGCAAAAAACCAGTACTCACAGATACTCTTTACAACATTTTATAGAACATGACTTCATTCATGGAGTATGGCATGTGGATAAAGGAATTTTGTTTACAGTGAAAGAATTATTTACAAGACCGGGAAACAGTATCCGGGAATACATTCAGGGAAAGAGGGTAAATTATTTCAATTTCGTTACCCTTCTACTATTAACAGCCACCGTTTCATCCATACTTTCTCATTATTCCGATATAGATTATAGTGCTTTAGTTGCTGATGATCAGAAAGCAATGATGACTTCTTTTCAGGAATTTATGACAACTTATTTTAAAATTTTCCTGCTGCTTTCCATACCTTTCAACGCATTTTTCAGCTATCTGTGGTTTCTAAAAGCCAGATTTAACTATTCTGAGCACCTTGTTCTCAATGCTTATAAAACAAGCGGAGATATGATCGCCCTATTACTACTAACGCTTCTTACTTTCTTTTTTAAGAATTCCGCTGGTATTATCTCAGCTTATTTTATGGGCTATACAGTATTTAGTCTCGTTTATGGACTATGGTTTTATTTTCAGTTTTTCTCTCAGTCCGGATATTCTAAAATATCTTTATTTTTAAGAAGCCTGATGATTCCTGTTTCGTTTATTTTCTTTCAGATTATCGTGGGATATATTTGGGGAATTGTTTCATCTATTCTGCATACACAATAA